In one window of Desulfovibrio sp. DNA:
- a CDS encoding UvrD-helicase domain-containing protein, which produces MQHLRQVKASAGSGKTYELTRCFLQRLISSGAPGRAASPACALVYGGPCGWGDILAVTFTNAAATEMRERVIRQLKSAALGSPMQGLDLDPATARRWVDAIMRDMSALNIRTIDSLLHLIVRAAALELKLHPDFQPVFATEEALTPYLDLLLEKAWQGDEGMRDLLRQVCRAMVWHGQSKGFLAGEKLLHQLRPLLDSALLGDFGELSSYDELDARLAFLNETAKMAAARLLEQAARQNLPWLANALKAIQAWANGDYKISTYLTKDEAAQVFKKGANIDAEVERAYVVFSRAAGACLADGQILRQALRLEPSIRMARILTSAFAHNQEQEGALPGLLIPHLAQQVLESDYGVPDTLCRLGTRLSHFLVDEFQDTSQEQWRALRPLVEEALAHGGSLTWVGDVKQSIYGWRDGDPELFDGILADRGLTAIAATTCRDSLPFNWRSSRQVVEHNNALFSPLEQPETARAVMSALLPGDMQPELREEIMNSSVAALVSAFEGTTQQCPEHAPQGGLVQVEDVAADSSELLREAVFARLSEILHEDIAPQRPWSDVLVLVRSNDGAARLADHLVRQGIPVITENSLLLAAHPLIIQTVALLAFLDSPDDNIAFMTLLSGNMFRGHAEAAELASADVDGWCAQQKKGLLYQNFRQRWPRIWQALLAPFFSQSGLMTPYDTVLEWYARLQVEQRFPESATFLRRFMEVLHSAEEKGLATLSTFLEHWNAKNHEEKVPMPENMDAVRIMTVHKSKGLEAPVVFVPFTGLNISVSDKPMREERQGLSMMVRNQKALGRPYYEELARQARESINLLYVAFTRARDALYVFRTTAKQQSPVLAGLDILWERTGLQPPYTLGSLPPAPEADVVGNAEQPSGAPVIEDTLCAHSKEGACAVQAEPIGQAAAAPAPAAAPSAPEDWRPMQWLPRLKIFRNPLEAFAFRPKDRGNLLHFCLEHLRITGNPQKDAQAALHFGLRHYPLTVPDEADIHQGVTEALRWFASQPQSARWLANGWPEHSIMTDDGHLLRMDLLVRERWGTLVLDYKSGQPDAEHVEQVRKYLACLNRDEDKEQTSARGLLVYLDQQRFRLVTLDGASELVSDCQEVLPTEEGQS; this is translated from the coding sequence ATGCAGCATTTACGACAAGTCAAAGCGTCCGCCGGATCGGGAAAAACCTATGAACTGACGCGCTGCTTTCTGCAACGCCTCATCAGCAGCGGCGCTCCGGGCAGAGCGGCCTCCCCCGCCTGCGCCCTTGTGTATGGCGGCCCCTGCGGCTGGGGCGACATTCTGGCTGTCACCTTTACCAATGCCGCTGCCACCGAGATGCGCGAGCGCGTGATCAGGCAGTTGAAAAGCGCAGCGCTGGGCAGCCCCATGCAGGGGCTCGACCTTGACCCGGCCACGGCCAGACGCTGGGTTGACGCCATCATGCGCGACATGAGCGCGCTGAACATCCGCACCATTGACAGTCTGCTGCACCTCATCGTGCGCGCCGCCGCTCTTGAACTCAAGCTGCACCCGGACTTTCAGCCGGTTTTTGCCACTGAAGAGGCGCTGACGCCCTACCTCGACCTTTTGCTGGAAAAAGCCTGGCAGGGTGACGAAGGCATGCGCGACCTCTTGCGGCAGGTCTGCCGGGCCATGGTCTGGCATGGGCAGAGCAAGGGCTTTCTTGCTGGCGAAAAGCTGTTGCACCAGTTGCGCCCCCTGCTGGACAGCGCCCTTTTGGGCGATTTTGGCGAGCTTTCATCCTATGACGAACTTGATGCACGGCTTGCCTTTCTCAACGAGACCGCAAAAATGGCCGCCGCACGCCTGCTGGAACAGGCCGCGCGGCAGAACCTGCCCTGGCTGGCAAACGCGCTCAAGGCCATTCAAGCTTGGGCCAATGGCGATTATAAAATTTCCACCTATCTGACCAAGGACGAAGCCGCCCAGGTTTTTAAAAAGGGCGCGAACATCGATGCCGAGGTGGAGAGGGCCTATGTGGTCTTTTCCAGAGCAGCCGGGGCATGCCTCGCGGACGGGCAGATCCTGCGTCAGGCCCTGCGCCTTGAGCCTTCCATCCGCATGGCCCGCATCCTGACCTCGGCCTTTGCGCACAATCAGGAGCAGGAAGGCGCGCTCCCCGGCCTGCTTATTCCCCATCTGGCGCAGCAAGTGCTTGAAAGCGATTACGGCGTGCCGGACACGCTCTGCCGCCTGGGCACCCGCCTCAGTCATTTTCTTGTGGATGAATTTCAGGACACCAGTCAGGAGCAATGGCGCGCCCTTCGCCCCTTGGTGGAAGAAGCCCTGGCCCACGGCGGATCGCTGACCTGGGTGGGCGATGTGAAGCAATCCATCTATGGCTGGCGTGATGGCGACCCGGAGCTTTTTGACGGAATCCTTGCCGACAGGGGCCTCACCGCCATTGCCGCGACCACCTGCCGCGACAGTCTGCCCTTCAACTGGCGCAGCAGCCGACAGGTGGTGGAACACAACAACGCCCTCTTCTCTCCGCTGGAACAGCCGGAAACGGCACGGGCGGTCATGAGCGCTCTTTTGCCGGGCGACATGCAGCCAGAGCTGCGCGAAGAGATCATGAATTCTTCTGTGGCAGCGCTGGTCAGCGCCTTTGAGGGCACCACCCAGCAATGCCCGGAACACGCGCCTCAGGGCGGACTTGTGCAGGTGGAGGATGTGGCGGCCGACTCCTCCGAACTTCTGCGCGAAGCAGTCTTCGCACGGCTGAGCGAGATACTGCATGAAGACATAGCCCCGCAGCGCCCCTGGTCTGACGTGCTGGTTCTGGTGCGCAGCAATGATGGGGCCGCACGCCTGGCCGACCATCTGGTGCGGCAGGGCATTCCCGTCATTACTGAAAACAGCCTCCTCCTTGCCGCCCACCCCCTGATCATCCAGACTGTGGCCCTGCTTGCCTTTCTTGACAGCCCTGACGACAATATCGCGTTCATGACGCTGCTGTCGGGCAATATGTTTCGAGGCCATGCGGAAGCCGCCGAGCTTGCCAGCGCCGACGTGGACGGCTGGTGCGCCCAACAGAAAAAGGGCCTTCTGTACCAGAACTTTCGTCAGCGCTGGCCACGTATCTGGCAGGCCCTGCTGGCGCCGTTTTTCAGCCAGTCTGGCCTGATGACGCCCTATGACACGGTACTTGAGTGGTATGCGCGCCTTCAGGTGGAGCAGCGTTTTCCCGAATCCGCCACATTTTTGCGCCGCTTTATGGAAGTATTGCACAGCGCCGAAGAAAAAGGGCTTGCCACATTGTCCACCTTTCTTGAGCACTGGAACGCCAAAAATCACGAAGAAAAAGTTCCCATGCCGGAAAATATGGACGCCGTGCGCATCATGACGGTGCATAAATCCAAGGGACTGGAAGCTCCGGTGGTTTTCGTCCCCTTTACCGGCCTGAATATCTCGGTTTCGGACAAGCCCATGCGCGAAGAGCGCCAGGGCCTGAGCATGATGGTGCGTAATCAGAAAGCCCTTGGCCGCCCGTATTACGAAGAACTGGCCCGCCAGGCGCGGGAAAGCATCAATCTGCTCTACGTGGCCTTTACCAGGGCCAGAGACGCCCTGTATGTCTTTCGCACAACGGCAAAACAGCAATCGCCTGTTCTGGCGGGGCTGGATATACTGTGGGAACGCACGGGCTTGCAGCCACCCTATACGCTGGGCAGCCTGCCCCCTGCCCCGGAAGCTGACGTGGTCGGCAACGCGGAACAGCCGTCCGGCGCTCCAGTAATTGAAGACACCCTTTGCGCGCACTCCAAAGAAGGCGCATGTGCCGTGCAGGCAGAGCCCATCGGGCAGGCCGCCGCTGCGCCTGCCCCCGCTGCGGCCCCGTCCGCTCCTGAAGACTGGCGGCCCATGCAATGGCTGCCGCGTCTGAAAATTTTCCGCAATCCACTGGAGGCCTTTGCCTTCAGGCCCAAAGACAGGGGCAATTTGTTGCATTTTTGCCTGGAACATTTGCGCATCACCGGCAACCCGCAAAAGGACGCGCAGGCCGCCCTGCACTTCGGCCTGCGTCACTATCCCCTGACCGTGCCGGATGAGGCGGACATCCATCAGGGCGTGACAGAAGCGCTGCGCTGGTTTGCCAGCCAGCCGCAGTCAGCCCGCTGGCTGGCAAACGGTTGGCCTGAGCACTCCATCATGACCGACGACGGACACCTTTTGCGCATGGATTTGCTGGTGCGTGAGCGCTGGGGAACACTCGTTCTGGACTACAAAAGCGGGCAGCCCGATGCCGAACATGTGGAGCAGGTGCGCAAATATCTCGCCTGCCTGAACCGGGATGAAGATAAGGAGCAAACGTCTGCCAGGGGGCTTCTTGTGTACCTTGACCAGCAGCGTTTTCGCCTTGTGACGCTGGACGGCGCTTCGGAACTGGTTTCAGACTGCCAGGAAGTATTGCCCACTGAAGAAGGTCAGTCATGA
- a CDS encoding PD-(D/E)XK nuclease family protein, with the protein MSASPFLIFPWQRPFLPALKDHLNEITQGRPGSALLLVPHNRPWRYLVQLYAADGYTGLLPKVMTLSDAVASWRAFDSSAPLHTANTLDRVALLHQCINALAREDSSLAARFARMDMALFLPWGLRLAALLEEMYGQLVEITDIRHLENEVAAPAAALLSALGRISKAYEAALLKNGWTTPGLDIFTLARGNPPVPPLFVPRPDRPVVIAGFSLLTGGEDQLLKRLWQDGAEICLHSDPALAANTGSVHWACEEQATWLRRWNARAIAAMPLTEQEKAHQPRYRFFAGYDCHSQLAALRRDLESVASTRQPGVDLAEAASTAVVLTDSSLLMPVLHHLPDKDVNISMGYPLDRSPLNRLLDGILRLQATRSDDGRYYWRQVLQCLRHPYVNMLRTQDRDGNPLLLRDALRSLEKHIREGARFVDMDEAVRTCRGELSDALALLLQEALDVLLHAPSAASTTKHMADVLQNLCTFLRNRGGEMWKHFPLDAEAMYRLTRQAVPVLRENLLSQTDFPLITLQGMVREVLGQERIPFEAEPLTGLQVLGMLETRLLHFDRVFIMDATDDKLPGNPAQDPLLPDSLRQTLGLPDSRRRERAAAHTLYRLCAGAHEVAFFWQEGISRSALFDGKKNRSRFVEQLLWQEEQRRGALLAPGEAPLETASCAVMAAATATKILTRGAELNAALERLLRTPLSATRLDVYLQCPLRFAWQYLCGLRPPQEINEGDDPAAVGTCIHNTLKALYEPYLHRVVCSGDISAQTVRARFYEQLEAADLRRLLPADSCLMLEEAAPMRLMRFLTGQPDNVLIMALEKELKASLHLAGRDYDFVGTVDRVDRRDGLLYILDYKTGTIKKHDGSLWTDLSYFARAESLCDSLMADATGDPARLEQLEDLFDELRTRLPSLQLPCYLSMAGACGMAQLGDAALVELRDSGKEHPLFGGLVDDDLNAALGFCRSALTLTLMHMEYAPSFSARPDKHCQWCPYSGLCSI; encoded by the coding sequence ATGAGCGCCTCTCCTTTTTTGATTTTTCCCTGGCAGCGGCCCTTCTTGCCTGCCCTCAAGGATCACTTGAACGAGATCACCCAGGGCCGCCCCGGATCGGCCCTGCTGCTGGTTCCGCACAACCGCCCCTGGCGCTATCTTGTGCAACTCTATGCGGCCGACGGGTACACCGGGCTTTTGCCCAAGGTCATGACCTTGTCCGATGCCGTGGCCTCGTGGCGCGCCTTTGACAGTTCCGCCCCCCTGCATACGGCCAACACGCTGGATCGTGTGGCATTGCTGCACCAATGCATCAACGCCCTTGCCCGTGAAGACAGCAGCCTTGCGGCCCGCTTTGCCCGCATGGACATGGCCCTTTTTCTGCCCTGGGGCTTGCGCCTCGCGGCCCTGCTGGAAGAAATGTACGGGCAACTGGTGGAAATAACGGACATCAGACATCTGGAAAATGAAGTGGCCGCTCCGGCAGCGGCCCTGCTGAGCGCGCTGGGCCGCATCAGCAAGGCCTATGAGGCCGCGCTGCTCAAAAACGGCTGGACAACGCCGGGGCTGGACATTTTCACCCTGGCCCGGGGTAATCCGCCGGTTCCGCCCCTGTTCGTCCCACGCCCGGATCGTCCCGTGGTCATAGCGGGCTTTTCGCTGCTCACAGGCGGAGAAGACCAACTTTTGAAGCGGCTTTGGCAGGATGGGGCCGAAATCTGCCTGCACAGCGATCCGGCCCTTGCTGCAAATACGGGGAGCGTCCATTGGGCCTGCGAAGAGCAGGCGACATGGCTGCGCCGCTGGAATGCGCGGGCAATTGCGGCCATGCCCCTTACCGAGCAGGAAAAAGCCCACCAACCCCGCTACCGCTTTTTTGCCGGGTATGACTGCCATTCCCAGCTTGCCGCCTTGCGCCGCGACCTGGAATCCGTGGCCAGCACCCGCCAGCCCGGCGTTGACCTCGCAGAGGCCGCCTCCACAGCAGTGGTGCTCACGGACAGTTCCTTGCTCATGCCGGTACTGCACCATTTGCCGGACAAGGACGTCAACATCTCCATGGGCTATCCCCTGGATCGTTCGCCCTTGAACCGCCTGCTGGACGGCATCTTGCGGCTTCAGGCGACCAGAAGCGACGACGGACGCTACTATTGGCGGCAAGTGCTGCAATGCCTGCGGCATCCGTATGTGAACATGCTGCGCACCCAGGACAGGGACGGCAATCCCCTGCTCCTGCGCGACGCGCTGCGTTCGCTTGAAAAGCACATTCGCGAGGGCGCGCGGTTCGTGGATATGGACGAAGCCGTGCGTACCTGCCGGGGTGAGCTTTCGGATGCCCTGGCCCTGCTGCTGCAAGAAGCGCTGGACGTTCTGCTGCATGCGCCGTCCGCCGCCAGCACCACAAAACACATGGCCGACGTTCTTCAGAACCTGTGCACCTTTTTACGCAATCGCGGCGGCGAGATGTGGAAACACTTTCCCCTGGATGCAGAAGCCATGTACCGCCTCACGCGGCAGGCCGTGCCCGTTCTGCGTGAAAACCTTCTGTCGCAAACAGACTTTCCGCTCATCACGCTTCAGGGCATGGTGCGGGAAGTTCTCGGGCAGGAGCGTATTCCCTTTGAGGCAGAGCCCCTCACGGGCTTGCAGGTGCTTGGCATGCTTGAAACACGCCTGCTGCATTTCGACCGGGTGTTCATTATGGACGCCACCGACGACAAACTGCCTGGCAATCCCGCCCAGGATCCGCTCTTGCCGGACTCTTTGCGGCAAACCTTGGGGCTGCCGGACTCACGCCGTCGTGAAAGGGCCGCAGCGCACACCTTGTACCGACTTTGCGCCGGAGCGCATGAAGTGGCCTTTTTCTGGCAGGAAGGCATCAGCCGTTCAGCGCTTTTTGACGGTAAAAAAAATCGCAGCCGTTTTGTGGAGCAACTGCTCTGGCAGGAAGAGCAAAGACGCGGCGCATTGCTCGCCCCCGGCGAAGCGCCGCTCGAAACTGCAAGCTGCGCGGTAATGGCCGCGGCCACTGCAACAAAAATTCTCACACGCGGGGCTGAACTCAACGCCGCTCTGGAGCGTCTGCTCCGCACGCCGCTCTCCGCCACCCGGCTGGACGTTTACCTCCAGTGCCCCCTGCGCTTTGCCTGGCAGTATCTGTGCGGCCTGCGCCCGCCGCAGGAAATCAATGAAGGTGATGACCCGGCAGCGGTAGGCACCTGCATTCACAATACGCTCAAGGCCCTTTACGAACCCTATCTTCACAGGGTTGTCTGCTCTGGCGACATCTCGGCGCAAACAGTGCGCGCCCGTTTTTACGAGCAGCTGGAAGCAGCGGATTTACGCCGTCTGCTGCCAGCCGACAGTTGCCTGATGCTTGAAGAAGCGGCCCCCATGCGGCTCATGCGTTTTCTGACAGGCCAGCCGGACAACGTGCTTATCATGGCTCTGGAAAAAGAGCTTAAAGCAAGCCTGCACCTTGCCGGGCGCGATTATGATTTTGTCGGCACCGTGGACCGCGTCGACCGCCGGGACGGTCTGCTGTACATCCTTGATTACAAAACCGGCACCATCAAAAAGCATGACGGCAGCCTGTGGACTGACCTTTCCTATTTTGCCCGTGCCGAAAGCCTTTGCGATTCGCTGATGGCTGACGCCACGGGGGACCCGGCCCGGCTGGAACAGCTTGAAGACCTTTTTGACGAACTGCGCACCCGTCTGCCCAGCCTGCAGCTACCGTGCTATCTGTCCATGGCGGGAGCCTGCGGTATGGCCCAACTGGGCGACGCGGCCCTGGTTGAACTGCGTGACTCGGGCAAGGAGCATCCCCTGTTCGGCGGTCTTGTGGACGATGACCTGAATGCGGCCCTGGGATTCTGCCGTTCCGCCCTGACCCTGACCCTGATGCATATGGAATACGCCCCCAGTTTCTCGGCCCGGCCCGACAAACATTGCCAGTGGTGCCCGTATTCCGGCCTTTGTTCCATATAA
- a CDS encoding phosphoribosylformylglycinamidine synthase subunit PurQ, whose translation MGMVNTLVITGYGTNSHLETAHAARLAGADRADVVHFSDIVAAKVRLADYHLLVFPGGFLDGDDLGAAQAAVMRWRYLKDAQGVPLLQSLRDFLEQGKLILGICNGFQLLVKLGVLPALGGMRFERQVTLGHNDSARYEDRWVHLLPNAKSPCVFTKDMPMLCMPVRHGEGKLVPRDEECLRRLESENLIALQYADPETKQPTQEYPLNPNGAALAIAGLTDPTGRVLGLMPHPEAFHHVTNHPAWTRGELDPPGTLLFVNAVRYLRGQ comes from the coding sequence ATGGGCATGGTCAATACACTGGTCATCACCGGCTACGGAACAAATTCTCATCTTGAAACGGCCCATGCAGCCCGCCTGGCCGGTGCAGACAGAGCCGATGTTGTTCACTTTTCAGACATTGTGGCAGCCAAGGTTCGTCTGGCTGATTATCACTTGCTGGTTTTTCCTGGTGGATTCCTTGATGGCGATGATCTGGGCGCAGCCCAGGCCGCTGTAATGCGCTGGCGTTACCTCAAGGACGCGCAAGGCGTTCCACTGCTGCAAAGCTTGCGCGACTTTCTGGAGCAGGGCAAGCTCATTTTGGGCATTTGCAACGGTTTTCAGTTGCTGGTCAAGCTTGGCGTGCTGCCGGCCCTTGGGGGCATGCGCTTTGAACGCCAGGTTACACTTGGACACAATGATTCGGCCCGCTATGAAGACCGCTGGGTGCACCTCTTGCCCAATGCAAAAAGTCCCTGTGTCTTCACCAAGGATATGCCCATGCTGTGCATGCCTGTGCGTCACGGCGAAGGCAAACTTGTGCCACGTGATGAAGAGTGCCTGCGCCGCCTTGAATCGGAAAATCTTATTGCTCTGCAGTATGCCGATCCCGAAACAAAGCAGCCCACACAGGAATATCCTCTCAATCCCAACGGCGCGGCCCTGGCCATCGCCGGGCTTACCGACCCCACTGGCAGGGTGCTCGGGCTTATGCCGCACCCCGAAGCCTTCCATCATGTGACCAATCATCCCGCCTGGACGCGCGGCGAACTGGACCCCCCGGGAACGCTGCTCTTCGTCAATGCCGTGCGCTATCTGCGCGGCCAATAA
- a CDS encoding HD domain-containing protein produces MIQRNDALQLLAAHATPPSLMQHALATEAIMRALARHLNEDEEVWAITGLLHDLDYPTTADNPQRHGLDSADLLADKLPEPALAAIRAHAAEMNGGRAETRFDYALRCGESVTGLISAAALMRPTGMEGMEVKSVKKKMKDKAFAASVSRENIRQCAEAGLELDAFLALAIEAMRAHADELGLSK; encoded by the coding sequence ATGATACAAAGAAATGATGCTTTACAGCTTCTCGCTGCCCATGCCACCCCCCCGTCCCTCATGCAGCATGCCCTGGCCACAGAGGCCATCATGCGGGCGCTGGCGCGCCATCTGAATGAAGATGAAGAGGTATGGGCCATTACTGGCCTGCTGCACGATCTGGACTACCCGACCACGGCGGACAACCCGCAGCGTCACGGTCTGGACAGCGCCGACCTGCTGGCAGACAAACTGCCGGAACCAGCCCTTGCCGCCATACGCGCCCATGCCGCAGAGATGAACGGGGGCAGGGCCGAAACCCGTTTCGACTATGCGCTGCGCTGTGGTGAAAGCGTTACCGGCCTTATCAGTGCCGCGGCCCTCATGCGCCCCACGGGCATGGAAGGCATGGAAGTAAAAAGCGTCAAGAAAAAGATGAAAGACAAGGCCTTTGCTGCCAGCGTCAGCCGCGAGAATATACGTCAGTGTGCCGAAGCCGGGCTTGAACTTGACGCCTTTCTGGCTTTGGCCATTGAAGCCATGCGCGCCCACGCCGATGAGCTTGGGCTGAGCAAATAA
- a CDS encoding ATP-dependent 6-phosphofructokinase encodes MNKECTLHTGIHTLGPCKLDSHLPYRTWADDKSIQIFVDEELTEDAGEPFSVCLEAAGPRRKLYFDTTRAKCAIVTCGGLCPGINDVIRAIVMEAFHAYNVPSILGIPYGLEGFIPKYGHTLQELTPKGVADIHRFGGTMLGSSRGPQSAEEVVDTLERSNVNALFVIGGDGTMKAARAISNEVHARKLKISVIGIPKTIDNDINFIPQSFGFETAVFKATEAIECAHTEACGVPNGIGLVKLMGRESGFIAARAALALKEVNFVLIPEAPFSLEGEGGLLPALEERLKSRGHAVIVAAEGAGQHLLAEQSGTDASGNPVLGDISELLRTFINTYLDARGMAHSIKYIDPSYIIRSIPANANDKVYCGFLGQYAVHAAMAGRTDMVVGKIQDRYVHLPLELVTRKRRKLNIYSDLWRAVLESTGQGMLKGMLPPI; translated from the coding sequence ATGAACAAAGAATGCACCCTGCATACGGGCATCCACACCCTCGGCCCCTGCAAGCTGGATTCTCACCTGCCCTACCGCACCTGGGCCGATGACAAATCCATACAGATATTTGTGGATGAAGAGCTGACCGAAGATGCGGGTGAGCCTTTCAGCGTTTGCCTTGAGGCCGCCGGGCCGCGCCGCAAGCTCTATTTTGACACCACGCGGGCCAAGTGCGCCATAGTCACCTGCGGCGGGCTGTGCCCAGGTATCAATGACGTCATACGCGCCATTGTTATGGAGGCATTTCATGCGTACAACGTGCCTTCAATTCTGGGCATTCCCTACGGACTGGAGGGCTTTATCCCCAAATACGGGCATACCCTCCAGGAACTGACGCCCAAGGGCGTGGCCGACATTCACCGCTTCGGCGGCACCATGCTCGGTTCTTCGCGCGGGCCGCAGTCCGCCGAAGAGGTTGTGGACACGCTGGAACGCAGCAACGTCAACGCCCTCTTTGTCATTGGCGGCGACGGCACGATGAAGGCCGCGCGGGCCATCAGCAACGAGGTGCATGCCCGCAAACTGAAGATTTCGGTCATTGGCATCCCCAAAACCATTGATAATGACATCAATTTCATTCCGCAGTCCTTCGGATTTGAAACCGCTGTCTTCAAGGCCACAGAAGCCATCGAGTGCGCCCATACCGAAGCCTGCGGCGTGCCCAACGGCATTGGCCTTGTAAAACTTATGGGCCGCGAATCGGGGTTTATCGCCGCCAGGGCCGCGCTGGCCCTGAAAGAAGTGAACTTCGTGCTCATCCCTGAAGCGCCTTTTTCCCTTGAGGGCGAGGGCGGCCTGCTGCCCGCGCTGGAAGAACGCCTGAAATCGCGCGGCCATGCCGTCATTGTCGCGGCAGAGGGCGCGGGCCAGCACCTGCTGGCAGAACAGAGCGGCACGGACGCTTCGGGCAACCCCGTGCTTGGCGACATTTCCGAACTGCTGCGCACGTTCATCAATACCTACCTTGATGCACGCGGCATGGCCCACTCCATAAAATACATTGACCCAAGCTATATCATCCGCTCCATTCCTGCCAACGCCAATGACAAGGTGTATTGTGGCTTTTTGGGCCAATACGCCGTGCACGCCGCCATGGCTGGCCGTACGGACATGGTGGTGGGAAAAATTCAGGACCGCTACGTGCATCTTCCTCTGGAACTGGTCACGCGCAAGCGGCGCAAGCTGAACATCTATTCTGATCTGTGGCGGGCCGTGCTTGAATCAACGGGTCAGGGCATGCTCAAGGGCATGCTGCCCCCCATATAG
- a CDS encoding nitronate monooxygenase family protein: MSFPALKIGHLTAKIPVVQGGMGVGISLSGLASAVANQGGIGVIAGAMIGMKEPDVAKDPLTANLRALRTEIEKARQMTNGIVGVNLMVALTTFSQMVRTTIESKADIIFSGAGLPLDMPKHLLQACEEKKEEFKTKLVPIVSSARAASVIAKKWISRFNYVPDAFVVEGPKAGGHLGFKPEELQDPAHALEVLVPQVVETVKPLEDKYGKAVPIIAAGGVYSGEDIKKFLDLGASGVQMGTRFVATHECDADERFKLSYLAATDEDVTIIKSPVGMPGRALFNNFIQASREGNKKPFKCVFHCVHTCEQEKTPYCIAQALINAMKGNLERGFAFCGANVSRVNKIISVRELMDSLQHEFDDAMASLSKSVQNMFNGKN; encoded by the coding sequence ATGTCTTTTCCCGCGTTGAAAATAGGACATCTCACCGCCAAAATCCCTGTGGTACAGGGTGGCATGGGTGTTGGCATATCGCTTTCCGGCCTCGCTTCCGCTGTGGCCAATCAGGGCGGCATCGGCGTTATCGCCGGAGCCATGATCGGCATGAAGGAACCTGATGTAGCCAAGGATCCTCTTACCGCCAACCTGCGCGCCCTGCGCACTGAAATTGAAAAAGCCCGCCAGATGACCAACGGCATTGTGGGCGTCAACCTCATGGTTGCGCTGACCACGTTCAGTCAGATGGTACGCACCACCATAGAAAGCAAGGCCGATATCATTTTTTCCGGCGCAGGCCTGCCGCTGGACATGCCCAAGCATCTCCTTCAGGCGTGCGAAGAAAAAAAAGAAGAGTTCAAAACCAAGCTGGTGCCCATAGTCTCTTCGGCACGTGCGGCTTCCGTCATTGCCAAAAAATGGATTTCCCGCTTCAACTACGTGCCTGACGCCTTTGTGGTCGAAGGCCCCAAGGCTGGCGGGCACCTCGGCTTCAAGCCCGAAGAACTGCAGGATCCCGCGCACGCGCTGGAAGTGCTTGTGCCTCAGGTTGTTGAAACCGTGAAGCCCCTGGAAGACAAGTACGGCAAGGCTGTGCCCATCATTGCCGCCGGTGGCGTATACTCTGGCGAAGACATCAAAAAATTCCTCGATCTTGGCGCTTCCGGTGTGCAGATGGGCACCCGTTTTGTGGCCACCCACGAGTGCGACGCCGATGAGCGCTTCAAGCTGTCGTATCTTGCCGCCACGGATGAAGACGTCACCATTATCAAAAGCCCCGTGGGCATGCCCGGGCGCGCCCTGTTCAACAACTTCATCCAGGCCTCGCGTGAAGGCAACAAAAAGCCTTTCAAATGCGTCTTCCACTGCGTACACACCTGCGAACAAGAAAAGACGCCGTATTGCATCGCTCAGGCGCTCATCAATGCCATGAAGGGCAACCTTGAACGCGGTTTCGCCTTCTGCGGCGCCAACGTGTCGCGGGTAAACAAGATCATCTCTGTCCGGGAACTTATGGACAGCCTGCAGCACGAATTCGATGACGCCATGGCCTCATTGAGCAAGAGCGTACAGAATATGTTCAACGGCAAAAACTGA